Proteins encoded in a region of the Flavobacterium sp. PMTSA4 genome:
- a CDS encoding J domain-containing protein has translation MEFIDYYQVLGVSKNASDEEIKKAYRKLARKLHPDINPNDKEAHAKFQQLNEANAVLSDPEKRKKYDKYGKDWEHGEEYEKYQQQQRQHNNQQQTSYDFGGDDFSDFFSSMFGGGATGSQRRSSVKYRGQDLNAQLQMDIRDAAKTEKKELNVNGKSIRITIPAGIEDEQTIKIKGYGGEGYNNGPKGDLYITFSIVNNTPFKRVGNDLYVNQELDLYSAVLGGEITITDFYNSKLKLKVLPGTQNGTKVRLKGKGFPIYKKEGQFGDLYVTYSIKIPTNLTEKEKALFTELSQLNQK, from the coding sequence ATGGAATTTATTGATTATTATCAAGTATTAGGCGTTTCAAAAAATGCATCTGATGAGGAAATCAAAAAAGCCTATCGAAAATTAGCCCGTAAACTGCATCCGGATATCAATCCAAACGATAAAGAAGCGCATGCAAAATTCCAACAGTTGAATGAAGCAAACGCAGTGTTAAGTGATCCCGAAAAAAGGAAGAAATACGATAAGTATGGAAAAGATTGGGAACATGGCGAGGAATACGAGAAATACCAGCAACAGCAAAGACAACACAACAATCAACAACAAACTTCCTATGACTTTGGAGGCGATGATTTTTCAGATTTCTTTTCTTCGATGTTTGGCGGAGGTGCAACTGGTAGTCAAAGACGAAGTAGTGTAAAGTATCGAGGTCAAGACCTTAATGCTCAACTTCAAATGGATATTAGAGATGCTGCAAAAACAGAAAAAAAGGAACTCAATGTCAACGGAAAAAGCATCCGTATCACCATTCCTGCTGGCATAGAAGACGAACAAACCATCAAGATTAAAGGATATGGCGGCGAAGGTTACAACAATGGTCCGAAAGGCGATTTATACATCACGTTTTCTATTGTCAACAATACTCCTTTTAAAAGAGTTGGCAATGATTTGTATGTAAATCAGGAGTTGGACCTATACTCAGCGGTTTTAGGTGGAGAAATCACTATCACTGACTTCTATAATTCCAAATTAAAACTGAAAGTTTTACCCGGTACTCAAAACGGAACGAAAGTTCGCTTGAAAGGTAAAGGTTTTCCAATCTATAAAAAAGAAGGTCAATTTGGAGATTTATATGTTACTTATTCCATTAAGATTCCGACGAATTTGACTGAAAAAGAAAAAGCTTTATTCACTGAATTGAGCCAATTAAACCAAAAATAA
- a CDS encoding chaperone modulator CbpM, whose product MDTQELIVVELFCQEYHVETSLIWDLEEFGLIETIQKDKVKYLNKNQIVTVEKIIRLHNDLSINKEGIEIILDLLNKIDELHQHNKHLRNRLDLYE is encoded by the coding sequence ATGGACACACAAGAATTAATAGTAGTTGAACTATTTTGCCAAGAATATCATGTTGAAACCAGCTTAATATGGGATTTAGAAGAGTTTGGTTTGATTGAAACTATTCAAAAAGATAAAGTTAAGTATTTAAATAAAAATCAAATAGTTACTGTTGAAAAAATTATTCGATTGCATAATGATTTAAGCATCAATAAAGAAGGTATAGAAATAATTTTAGATTTATTAAATAAGATTGATGAACTACATCAGCACAACAAACATTTGAGAAATCGACTGGATTTGTATGAGTAA